One Gloeobacter morelensis MG652769 DNA window includes the following coding sequences:
- a CDS encoding aldo/keto reductase has protein sequence MRTIALTPSGPQVPQMGIGTWAWGDRLFWNYGGDYGPAEVRNAFEAAVSGGVPFFDTAELYGLGESETLLGRFERESGQSVQIATKYLPLPWRWSAEAVEEALSASLQRLGRERVELYQVHSPFNFLMGADTLMGALAREVKRGRIAAVGVSNYGAAQMEEAHGLLAAQGVPLAVNQVRYSLLTREIEANGVLDTARRLGVKILAYSPLAQGLLTGKYTAASPPEGARRLDNRYSPSGLAAIAPVLEVLRDLGQQYERTPAQVALNWLVAQEGVIPIPGAKTAAQAEQNLGAVGWSLAPEEVDRLSEVSRPWRAA, from the coding sequence ATGCGGACCATCGCCTTGACACCTTCGGGGCCACAGGTGCCCCAAATGGGCATCGGCACCTGGGCCTGGGGAGACCGGCTTTTTTGGAACTATGGCGGCGACTACGGTCCGGCGGAAGTGCGCAACGCCTTCGAAGCCGCGGTCTCGGGGGGCGTGCCGTTTTTTGATACGGCCGAACTGTACGGTCTCGGGGAATCGGAGACGTTGCTGGGACGCTTCGAGCGCGAGAGCGGCCAGTCGGTGCAGATAGCCACCAAGTATCTGCCTTTGCCCTGGCGGTGGAGTGCCGAAGCGGTCGAGGAAGCCCTCAGCGCGAGCTTGCAGCGGCTTGGGCGCGAGCGGGTCGAGTTGTACCAGGTCCATTCGCCTTTCAATTTTTTGATGGGAGCCGACACGCTCATGGGCGCCCTTGCCCGCGAGGTAAAGCGCGGCCGGATTGCGGCGGTGGGCGTGAGCAATTACGGTGCCGCCCAGATGGAGGAGGCGCACGGACTGCTCGCCGCCCAGGGGGTGCCGCTGGCGGTCAATCAGGTGCGCTATTCGCTCCTTACCCGCGAAATCGAGGCCAACGGCGTGCTCGATACTGCCCGCAGACTCGGAGTAAAAATTTTGGCCTATAGCCCCCTGGCGCAGGGATTGCTCACCGGCAAGTACACCGCCGCCTCGCCGCCTGAGGGAGCCCGGCGCCTCGATAACCGCTACAGCCCGAGCGGCCTGGCGGCCATCGCCCCGGTGCTGGAGGTGCTGCGCGACCTGGGCCAACAGTACGAGCGCACCCCGGCCCAGGTCGCCCTCAACTGGCTGGTGGCCCAGGAAGGTGTCATACCGATTCCGGGGGCCAAAACCGCCGCCCAGGCGGAGCAAAATCTGGGTGCCGTCGGTTGGAGCCTTGCTCCTGAAGAAGTCGACCGCCTGAGCGAGGTAAGCCGCCCCTGGCGGGCTGCGTGA